In one window of Dyella thiooxydans DNA:
- a CDS encoding glycoside hydrolase family 30 protein yields MDEHRGIPGWLPVVGFALITGVALAGLHATRQEPVAQAATPAPRPADEPILPTVQVWLSTADRRELLARQPDIGMIPGTAQPGDVVVDPKATYQTMTGFGAAITDASAWLIQNRMDGEQRAALLREMFGPPPGLNMAMTRLTIGASDFSPTPYTLDDMPAGQVDPDLAHFNVGTNLHDLIPTVREALAINPQLRIVASPWSPPAWMKTSGKLIGGELLPQYESAYADYLVKYVDTFRGYGIPIFALTVQNEPGYEPGTYPGMLMPAATRTSLIGQYLGPELASRRRRVRILAWDHNWDAPDQPLDVLADPLAAPYVSGVAWHCYAGTPSVQTDVHRAHPDKDAYITECSGGDWASAKHGELLWFARDLLLAGIRNWARGVIYWNLALDENHGPHAGGCDLCKGVVTIDSQTGAVIRNDEYYAFAHFSRFVPPGAVRVGSSEPDKDVVNVAFVIPDDGTLVMVMVNSRTEAYAVKVDQGDVGFRYTMPAQSVATFVWQPDPVGSWAKRLKRWLGDLRAVVPHG; encoded by the coding sequence ATGGATGAGCATCGGGGCATTCCCGGCTGGCTGCCGGTGGTGGGCTTCGCGCTGATCACCGGCGTTGCGTTGGCCGGTCTGCATGCGACGCGTCAGGAGCCGGTAGCCCAGGCCGCCACGCCTGCGCCCCGCCCCGCCGACGAGCCGATCCTGCCCACCGTGCAGGTGTGGCTGAGCACGGCCGATCGCCGCGAGCTGCTGGCCCGCCAGCCGGACATCGGGATGATCCCGGGCACGGCGCAGCCGGGCGACGTGGTGGTCGACCCGAAAGCGACCTACCAGACCATGACCGGCTTCGGTGCCGCCATCACCGATGCGTCGGCGTGGCTGATCCAGAACCGGATGGACGGCGAGCAGCGTGCGGCCCTGCTGCGGGAGATGTTCGGTCCGCCGCCGGGGCTGAACATGGCCATGACGCGCCTGACCATCGGGGCCTCGGATTTTTCGCCCACGCCGTACACCCTCGACGACATGCCGGCCGGGCAGGTCGATCCGGACCTGGCGCATTTCAACGTCGGCACCAATCTGCACGACCTGATCCCGACCGTGCGCGAGGCGCTGGCGATCAACCCGCAACTGCGGATCGTCGCTTCGCCGTGGAGCCCGCCGGCGTGGATGAAGACCAGCGGCAAGCTGATCGGCGGCGAGCTGCTGCCGCAGTACGAAAGCGCCTATGCCGACTATCTGGTGAAGTACGTCGACACGTTTCGCGGCTACGGCATCCCGATCTTCGCGCTCACCGTGCAGAACGAGCCGGGCTACGAGCCGGGAACCTATCCCGGGATGCTGATGCCGGCGGCAACGCGGACCAGCCTGATCGGGCAGTACCTCGGCCCGGAGCTGGCCAGCCGCCGGCGCCGGGTGCGCATCCTGGCGTGGGACCACAACTGGGACGCGCCGGACCAGCCGCTGGACGTGCTGGCCGATCCGCTGGCCGCGCCCTACGTGTCCGGCGTGGCATGGCACTGCTACGCCGGTACGCCCTCGGTGCAGACCGACGTGCATCGCGCGCATCCGGACAAGGATGCCTACATCACCGAATGCTCGGGCGGCGACTGGGCATCGGCGAAGCACGGCGAGCTGCTTTGGTTCGCGCGCGACCTGCTGCTGGCCGGCATCCGCAACTGGGCGCGCGGCGTCATCTACTGGAACCTGGCGCTGGACGAGAACCACGGTCCGCATGCCGGTGGCTGCGACCTGTGCAAGGGCGTGGTCACCATCGACTCGCAGACCGGTGCGGTGATCCGCAATGACGAGTACTACGCGTTCGCTCATTTCAGCCGTTTCGTGCCGCCGGGCGCGGTGCGGGTGGGTTCCAGCGAGCCGGACAAGGACGTGGTCAACGTGGCGTTCGTGATTCCGGACGACGGCACGCTGGTCATGGTCATGGTCAACAGCCGCACCGAGGCCTATGCGGTGAAGGTGGACCAGGGCGACGTCGGCTTTCGTTACACCATGCCGGCGCAGAGCGTGGCCACCTTTGTCTGGCAGCCGGATCCGGTCGGCAGCTGGGCGAAGCGGCTCAAGCGGTGGCTGGGCGATCTTCGTGCCGTGGTGCCGCACGGCTGA